One window of Candidatus Methylomirabilota bacterium genomic DNA carries:
- a CDS encoding aldo/keto reductase — protein sequence MQFRRLGRTNLEVSEIGFGAWGIGKAWWGETDDRLSIRALLRAFERGVNFIDTAYAYGDGHSERLIAKAFQEYRERLTVATKIPLKTSGWPPQPGTRAKEAFPGAWIIDHTEKSLRNLGTDCIDVQQLHIWRDEWIQETEWHEAVKQLKGDGKIRFFGVSLIDHAPETGLEVVRSGIIDTVQVIYNVFDQSPATELFPLCQQADVGVIARVPLDEGGLSGKLRPDMPLDPDTFQGHYFREERLKDTCTRAEQLTALLRHGVETLPKLALKFCLSHPAVSTVIPGMRRPEHVDENCAVPDAPTLTSQELQTLKTHAWPRNFYE from the coding sequence ATGCAGTTCCGGAGATTGGGCCGGACAAACCTGGAGGTTTCGGAGATCGGCTTTGGCGCGTGGGGCATTGGGAAGGCATGGTGGGGCGAAACTGATGATCGCCTTTCCATCCGCGCTTTGCTCCGGGCCTTCGAGCGCGGGGTCAACTTTATCGACACCGCCTATGCCTATGGCGACGGCCACAGCGAGCGGCTCATTGCCAAGGCCTTTCAGGAGTATCGCGAGCGCCTGACCGTTGCCACCAAGATCCCTCTCAAGACCAGCGGCTGGCCGCCACAGCCCGGGACGCGGGCCAAAGAAGCCTTCCCCGGCGCCTGGATCATCGATCACACCGAAAAGAGTCTCCGCAACCTCGGGACGGATTGCATCGACGTACAACAACTCCACATCTGGCGGGATGAGTGGATACAGGAGACTGAGTGGCACGAGGCCGTGAAGCAACTCAAGGGAGACGGCAAGATCCGCTTCTTTGGCGTCTCGCTGATCGACCACGCGCCCGAGACGGGCCTCGAGGTAGTCCGCTCAGGGATTATCGATACCGTACAGGTCATCTATAACGTCTTCGACCAGTCCCCGGCGACGGAGCTCTTCCCCCTCTGCCAGCAGGCGGATGTGGGAGTGATCGCCCGGGTCCCCCTCGACGAAGGGGGTCTCAGTGGAAAGCTCCGCCCGGATATGCCACTTGACCCCGACACGTTCCAGGGTCACTACTTTCGCGAGGAACGGCTCAAAGACACGTGCACCCGGGCCGAGCAGCTCACGGCCTTGCTTCGCCACGGGGTGGAAACCCTCCCCAAGCTCGCCCTCAAATTCTGTCTCAGTCATCCTGCGGTCTCGACGGTCATTCCAGGTATGCGCCGGCCAGAGCATGTCGACGAGAACTGTGCCGTCCCGGATGCGCCGACGCTCACCTCGCAGGAGCTCCAAACCTTGAAGACCCACGCCTGGCCCCGCAACTTCTACGAGTAA
- a CDS encoding thioredoxin-like domain-containing protein: MPPHTIRAPDFPPGLEWLNTDRPVSLKALRGKVVLLDFWTYCUINCMHVLPELEALERTFPTELVIIGVHSAKFPNEREAENVRQAILRHGLGHPVVNDDQFLVWRSYAIKAWPTLVLIDPEGYVVAMVAGEGHGNGLRQTIAGLITEHREKGIFKDDPIQFRRERMHDGPLAFPQKVLADAETQRLVVADTGHHRIVITDLGGNMLDLAGTGEPGASDGPFEQATFRAPHGEALADNLLYVADTENHLIRRLDLETRRVETIAGDGRQGHAIRQRGPAREMSLNSPWDLCVADGKLYVAMAGCHQIWVMDLATAEMQLFAGTGKEAIIDGPRLEGALAQPSGISTDGQTLYVADSEVSAIRAIDLSAPGWLRTLVGKGLFIFGDQDGIGDEVRLQHPLGVSYGAGQIYLTDTYNHRVKVLYPTMRAIKTVFGTGQPGQQDGRTAEFYEPGGLSVFNNRIYIADTNNHRIRVADLTAGEVTTLPLSITTH; the protein is encoded by the coding sequence ATGCCACCTCATACCATCCGGGCTCCGGATTTCCCGCCGGGTCTCGAGTGGCTCAACACCGATCGCCCTGTCAGCCTGAAGGCGCTCCGGGGAAAAGTAGTCCTCCTGGACTTCTGGACCTACTGCTGAATTAACTGCATGCACGTGCTACCGGAGCTGGAAGCTCTGGAAAGGACCTTTCCCACCGAGCTCGTCATCATCGGAGTCCATTCGGCCAAATTCCCGAACGAACGGGAAGCCGAGAACGTCCGGCAAGCCATCCTGCGCCACGGGCTAGGGCATCCCGTCGTGAACGACGATCAGTTCCTGGTCTGGCGTAGCTATGCGATCAAGGCCTGGCCTACCCTCGTCCTGATCGACCCCGAGGGTTACGTCGTGGCGATGGTGGCGGGAGAGGGGCACGGTAATGGTCTCCGCCAAACCATCGCCGGGTTGATCACGGAGCACCGCGAAAAGGGAATCTTCAAGGATGATCCCATCCAGTTTCGCCGGGAGCGCATGCACGACGGGCCCCTCGCCTTTCCGCAAAAGGTGTTAGCCGATGCCGAAACGCAGCGTCTCGTCGTTGCCGATACGGGACACCATCGGATCGTCATCACTGATCTTGGGGGTAACATGCTCGACCTCGCCGGTACGGGTGAGCCCGGGGCCTCTGACGGACCGTTTGAGCAGGCGACCTTTCGCGCACCCCATGGGGAGGCTTTGGCCGACAACCTCCTCTATGTTGCCGATACAGAGAATCACCTAATCCGCCGTCTCGATCTTGAGACGCGGAGGGTGGAGACCATCGCTGGGGATGGCCGACAGGGCCATGCGATTCGACAGCGGGGGCCGGCGCGAGAGATGTCGCTGAACTCCCCCTGGGATCTCTGCGTTGCCGACGGCAAACTGTACGTCGCCATGGCGGGTTGCCATCAGATATGGGTAATGGATTTGGCCACTGCTGAAATGCAGCTATTTGCGGGCACCGGTAAGGAAGCAATCATTGACGGACCCCGTTTGGAAGGTGCCCTGGCCCAACCCAGCGGAATCTCCACCGACGGCCAGACCCTCTACGTCGCTGACAGCGAGGTCAGCGCCATACGGGCCATTGATCTGAGCGCTCCCGGCTGGCTGCGAACACTCGTCGGGAAGGGGCTCTTCATTTTTGGGGATCAAGACGGGATCGGCGACGAGGTTCGGCTGCAGCACCCGTTGGGGGTTTCATACGGCGCGGGCCAGATTTACCTGACGGATACCTATAACCACAGAGTCAAGGTCCTCTACCCCACCATGCGCGCCATCAAGACCGTTTTCGGAACCGGCCAGCCGGGGCAGCAAGATGGACGGACTGCCGAGTTTTACGAACCTGGAGGTCTGAGCGTCTTCAACAATCGAATCTACATCGCGGATACCAACAATCACCGAATCCGCGTGGCTGATCTCACCGCCGGCGAGGTCACCACCCTCCCGCTTTCCATCACAACTCACTAA